From Pseudoalteromonas sp. Scap06:
TAGGTCAACCGTTCGACTCGGTTAGTCGGCACCATTTATTTTAGTTAAGTGTTTTGATAGCATTTAATTAGCACTGTTTAAGTGCCTCGATAGCTCAGTTGGTAGAGCAGAGGATTGAAAATCCTCGTGTCCCTGGTTCGATTCCGGGTCGAGGCACCATTTATATAAAGCCTTGCTCATGCAAGGCTTTTTGTTTTAGTGTGCCGACTTAGCTCAGCTGGTAGAGCAACTGACTTGTAATCAGTAGGTCAACCGTTCGACTCGGTTAGTCGGCACCATTTATCAGATAAGCCCAGCATTAGCTGGGCTTTTTTGTATCTACCGCTTGGCTAAATTCTCAATCAATTTTCACTTGCACCAATATTTTATCTACCCTTTATTATTCATGGCTTTCACACCTGTTTGTTATTTATTGGACTTCCCATAGTTTGCTAGACACCCAATGAGTTACATTGTAACTTCTAAAAAGAAGTGTTTTATGAGCAAAGGCGAACGGTATACCCAAGAGTTTAAAGAAGCGGCTGTTAAACAAATTACTGAGCGCGGATATTCAGTCGCAGAAGTCGCTGAACGATTAGATATTTCTACTAAACGTTATATCACTGCGGAGCCAGTTATCAGATAAACCTAAAGCCGTTCAATCATCCGATTGAAAAATTGAAGATCGCTAAATTAGAAGCGCAATTGAAACGTGTAACGGAGGAACGGGATATTTTAAAAAAGGCCGCAAGGTACTTTGCCAGCAACCCCGAGTAAAGTACGGCTTCATTCGTTATCACCAAGATGAGTTTTCCATTACGACGATGTGCCGCCTTTTTAAACTGCATCGCAGTGGTTTTTATGCGTGGTTAGAAAAGCCTTTAAGCGATAGAGCGCTTGAAGATAATCGTTTGTTGAAACTGATTAAAGAATTTTATGTAGCCAGTGGCGGCACATATGGTAGCCCTTGGATACATGCAGACTTGCGTGAAGCCGGTGAGCAATGTAGCGTAAACCGTGCCGCTAAGATTATGCGACAACATAAGCTTAAAACGCAAATTGGGTATAAGCGTCGCCATATTAAAGGCGGAAAGACATCGCGGATTGCAGATAACTTATTAGCGCGCCAATTTAACCTGCCAGCACCGAATCAATCCAGGGTTAGCGACATAACTTACATAAGAACTTATGAAGGTTTTTTATATGTGGCGACAGTAATGGACTTATTCTCTAGGCGTATTGTGGGTTGGTCGATGGATAAAAATATGGACAAGCACCTTGTTATAAACGCACTGTTGATGGCTGTATATCAACGTCAACCGAAGGCTGAGGTAATGGTACATAGTGATCAAGGTAGTCAATACGGTAGCGCTGACTATCTCGTATTTATGAAGGAACATAACCTTGTGCCTTCAATGAGCCGCGCTGGGAACTGTCATGATAATGCGGTTGCTGAAAGCTTTTTTGCGACAATTAAAAAGCGAATAGTTAAGCGTAAGATATACTCGATACGCGAAGATGCGAAAGCTGAGATTTTCAATTTTATAGAAATGTTTTACAATCCAAAAAAGCGCCACTCACATACAGGCGGTGTTTCACCTGCTAAATTTGAGGAAGCGTACTATTCTGAGTTAAAAACTGTCTAGTGAAAGCTGGGAAGTCCATACTCAGCAATGATGATAATGTTGATTAAGAATCAAAAGCATTGAAATCAGAATTCACTAGTCAAATGAACCGATTAAAACATCAATACAGTGAGCAGTACGAAAAAATTCAAGACATGATAACCGACTTAGATAATAGGCATGATTATCAAAAGTCGTGTTTAAATTGGTTTTATGTCATGTGCTGCACCTTATTTATAATTGTAATAGCCCTTTTTCTTTGGCACTTACCATGGAAGTTAATTTTAGGAATTTAGTAGGAGCAGTTGTAACGTGCCTAAAAGAACTAACGAATATCAAAAGCTTGTACTTGCTATCAATAAGCACTTAGCATCATCTAATGCAATTGTTACAGAGTCAAAAATGTTGTACGACCCTGTTTCCGAGCAAGACCGAGAAATAGACATATTAATTGAAGATAACTCAGGCCCTTATAAACTTACAATAGGTATAGAGTGCACGGCTAAATCACGCCCAATTGGTGTGTCAGTAATTGAACAGTTAATTACTAAACATAAAAACGTCGGCATCCAAAAAATAGTAATTGTTTCAAAATCAGGATTTACTGTATCTGCACAAAAATTTGCAGAAAAAATGCAAATTGACGCTATATCTTTTGGTCAAGCATTAAGCCAGTCATGGCCATCATTCTTAAATAAAGCTAGAGATGTGAGGTTAATACTAAATTCAACAACAATTGACGACATAGACTTCAATGTAACCTTTATGGAAGATGCTGAAAAAGTTGAATATTCGCTAGAAAGCACAGTTTTAACTGATACAAATGAGAGATTGTTAATTTCAGATTTTGTTTATCATTTGATTTCATCATCTTCAACTCACAATATTAAAGAAAGCAACGTAGTTGATGTTGAAGTGATATATGGTGGCTCTAAACATCATGGTGAATGGACATTTAAGCATGAAATAATAATTACCGATAAGAACGGAGTAAAAGCTAAATGCACTAAGATGTCAGCCAACTATACTATTGTGTGTTCTTCATCACCAGAGCAACTTAGCTATGAAGATTTTAAGAATAAACCTGTAATATACGGCTCAAGTGATAACTTAGGAGCTAATAAAGATACTAATATAACAGTTACAGCAACAGGTAATAATGAAGGGGTTTCTATGGCTTTTAATATCAGTTCTCGTTCAGGATTAAACTTAAGGTAGTATTTTAACTAATCATGGATGAAAGCAAATTTTTAATATTAGTATTCCAATCGAACAGCTGGCTGGATAAAACAAAAGAAATTTCCTCAATTGTTGAAAATAGAAATAAATACGAGGTTTACTTTGGCAAAAGCGATAAGGTGTACGCTTATAATAAAGATAAAGTGCAATATTTTGAGCAACCTAAAACAATAGAACTAAATAAAAACCTCGTCCGTATTAAGAGTCGAGGTACCCATAAGTGGAATTTTGCGCTGTCTTTTGGAATTTACGTATGTTTATTTAATGACAAAGAGAAAAGAATAGAACTAACTAAAAACATCGAATTAGTCCCTAATATTGCAGAATATGAAGATACAAAAAAATTAATTGATTACTACAACTTTTTAGCTAAATCACTTGAAAATAAAACATCACATTTAAATTTATATTACGATAAAAAACTAAGTGCCATCCAACCTGAATGTGTCATTAGTAACTTTGTTACGCTAGCGCCAGCAAAGCATGAAAAAATAACAACCTATCCTATATTTCCTTTCGGTATAAATCCTTCACAACAAAGAGCAGTTATTAATGCCTTGGAAAGTCAAATTAGCCTGATACAGGGTCCTCCCGGCACAGGCAAAACGCAAACTATTCTCAACATAATTACCAACATAATCATACAAGGAAAAAACGTTGCTGTGGTAGCAGGTAACAATTCCGCAATTGATAATGTTTTTGAGAAATTAGAGAAAGAGCAAATAAGCTTTATCGCTGCAAGGCTAGGTAATAAGGATTCACAAAAGCAATTTTTTAGTGTTAAAGGAGATCTACCTGAATTTAAAGGTTGGTCAATGGACAGCAACACTGTTTATCACCTTAGAAATCAATTAAACCAAATAAGTAGTCAAACAACTCAGTTACTAGAAGCTAACAATGCATTGGCAGTTCTTAAAGAAACTCTAGTGCGACTAGATATAGAAAAGCAATATTTCGATAAACATTTTGATATTAGGCCTTTAAACATCAAACGTTTTTCATTTATGACTAAATGGAATACCCCTAACCTTTTAAGTTTTTTAGCTGATTTTAAGTACCACTCTCAATTTGAAAAATTAAGCTGGTTAACAAAATTTAAATGGTTATATAGATAT
This genomic window contains:
- a CDS encoding restriction endonuclease, which codes for MPKRTNEYQKLVLAINKHLASSNAIVTESKMLYDPVSEQDREIDILIEDNSGPYKLTIGIECTAKSRPIGVSVIEQLITKHKNVGIQKIVIVSKSGFTVSAQKFAEKMQIDAISFGQALSQSWPSFLNKARDVRLILNSTTIDDIDFNVTFMEDAEKVEYSLESTVLTDTNERLLISDFVYHLISSSSTHNIKESNVVDVEVIYGGSKHHGEWTFKHEIIITDKNGVKAKCTKMSANYTIVCSSSPEQLSYEDFKNKPVIYGSSDNLGANKDTNITVTATGNNEGVSMAFNISSRSGLNLR